In Streptomyces sp. TLI_146, the genomic stretch GCCTGGTGGTGGCGCGCCCGGCCGCGACCCTCGGGGTCGACTCGTTCTTCCTCCAGCTGATCTCCGGCATCCAGGAGGTCCTGGCGGAGCGTCAACTCGGCCTGCTCTTCCAGGTGGTGGAGGACGTACGGGCCGAGTGCGCGGTGTACCGGCGGTGGTGGGCCGAGCACCGGGTGGACGGCGTCCTGGTGGTGGACCCGCGCACCGACGACCCGCGCCCGGAGCTGCTCGACGAGCTCGGGCTGCCGGGGGTCGTCATCGGCGGGCTGCCGGACACGCACCCGAACCTGTCGCAGGTGCGCGCCGACGACACCGGGGCGATGGCGGCGGTCGTCGGCAGGCTGTACGAGCTGGGGCACCGCAGGGTCGTGCACATCGCGGGCCTCGACTCGCTGGCGCACACCGACCGCCGCATCCGCTCCCTGCGCGCCGAGGCCGACCGGCGCGGACTGACCGGGGTGCGCTCGGTGACCACGGACTACTCGGACACCGAGGGCGCGGCGGTGACCCGCAGGGTGCTGGGCGGGGAAACGGCGCCGACCGCGCTGGTCTACGACAACGACGTGATGGCGGCGGCCGGAGCCGCCGTGGTGGCGGGGCTCGGGCTCTCGGTGCCGGGCGACGTCTCGATCGTGTCGTGGGAGGACTCGGTGCTGTGCCGGATGGTCCACCCCTGGCTCACCGCGCTGTCCCGGGACACCATCGCGTTCGGGCGGCTGGCCGCGCGGGAGCTGACCGCGCTGCTCGACGGCGGCGCCGCCCGGTCGGTCCCGATGCCGCTGCCCCGGCTGATCGAACGCGAGAGCACCGCCCCGCCGCCGCTCACTCGGGTCTGAGCAGCAGCAGCGCCACGTCGTCGCTGCGCCCCTGGGTCTCCTGGACATGGCGTACGAGGCTGTCGGCGACCTCCTCCAGCGGGCGCCCGCCCTCGGCGGCGAGCCGGTCGGCGACGGCGGCCACCGACTCGTCGAGGTCGACGCCCGCGATCTCGATGAGGCCGTCGGTGTACAGCGCGAGGACCGAGCCGGGCGGCAGCGGCACCTCCGTGGTCGGGTAGACGGCGTCCGCGTCGATGCCGAGCAGCGGGCCGCCGGCCAGATCCAGCGTGCGCACTCGGCCGTCCGGGTCCCTGAGCAGCGGCTGCGGATGTCCGGCGCGGGCCAGCAGGGCGCGTCCGCGCGCGGTGTCCAGGTGCAGATAGATGCAGCTGGCGAAGCGCTCGGTGGCGAGGTCGACGAGCAGCCGGTTGGTGGACTCCATGACCCGGCCGGGGGTCTGGCCGACGGCGGTGTAGGCGCGGACGGCGGTACGGACCTGGCCCATCAGGCCCGCCGCGGTGACGTTGTGGCCCTGGACGTCCCCGATCACGGCGGCGGCCGCGGTGCCGACGGGCAGCAGGTCGTAGAAGTCGCCGCCGATGTCCATGCCCTGGGTGCCCGGCAGATAGCGCGCGGCCACTTCGAGCCCGGGCAGGTCCGGCAGGGTGTCCGGCAGCAGGGCCTCCTGGAGGCCGTGGGCGAGCCGGTGCTTGGCGTCGTACAGCCGCGCCCGTTCCAGGGCCTGCGCGATGAGTCCGCCCACGCTGGTCAGCACCGCGCGCTCCTCGGCCGTGAAGGTGCGCTCCTCGGCGTAGCCCAGCACACAGGTGCCCACGGCGCGGCCGGAGGCGATCAGCGGCAGATAGGCCCAGGCAGCCATGCCGTCGGGGGTGGCGTACCGGATCGGGTAGAGGCGCTCCAGCTGCCCGCGCGACTCGTAGAACCCCGGCACGCCGGTGAGCAGGGCGCGCACGCCGGGCGTCTGGGCGGTCAGCGGCATCCCGTCGAACCGGTCCACCACCGAGGGGTCCTCGTAGCCGCGCTGCCCCAGGACGTGCAGGCGCCCGCTGGAGGAGCCGAGCATGACCAGGGTCCGGCTGCCCACGGCCGGCATGATCTCGTCGGCGACCAGGTCGATCACATCCCGTACGCCCACGGCCTCGGTCAGGGCGCTGGCCAGGCTCAGCACGTGCGAGATGGTCACCAGGCGCCCGGGCCCCTCCCCCGCGTCGCGCGGCGGACGGCCTCCCCGGGGCGTGGCGCGGGCCCGGGTGATGCGCACGCTGAGGCCGGTGGTGCTGGGGTAGAGCCGGAAGGAGAGCCAGTCGCCGGGCGGGCGCAGCGCCACGAACGAGGTGATCCGCTGGCTGAGCAGCGCCGCCCGGTAGCGGTCCTCGTACATCGGGTCGTTCAGCCACGGCAGGGTCACCCACGGCGGGGTGCCGAGCAGCCGCTCGACCGGGACGCCGAGCAGGTCGGCCGAGGCCTGGTTGGCGTACTCGACCCGGCCGTCGAGGTCGAGCGCGCACAGTCCGTACGGCAGGCGCGCGGCCATCCGGGCGGCCTCGGCGGCGCGGACCTCCCCCGGCGGCTCCACCGGGCGCACCCCGGGCTCCGGCAGCACCGGCCGGCCCTGGCCCGCGGCCCACTCCATGTACTCGGCGAGCCGGTCGCAGGCGGCGGTGAGCCGTTCGCGCTCGTGGCGGGAGAGGTCGGCGGGGTGCGAGCCGGGCCAGGTCGCGTAGACGGCCCCGTAGACAGTGTCGGCGGTGGCCACGGGGAGGGCGGCCAGCGCGAAGGGGTAGGGCAGCACGACCGCGATCCGGGGGTAGCGGCCCGCCATCTCCTCCTCGCCGCCGACCCAGACGAGACGCCGCTCGCGGGCCGCGTCGGCGACCGGGATGGGGGCGGCGAGCCCGACCCGCTCCCAAGGCGCGGCGAAGACCCTGGGCAGGCCCGCGATCGCGGTCATGACCAGGACGTTCTCGGCGGGATCGAGCACATAGACGGCACCGGAGTGTGCCTGGACGTCGTCGAGGAGCCCGGTCAGCACCCGGGAGAGCACCGCCTGGTGCGGGGGCGCGCGGTCGGGCGGGGGCCCGGGCGCATCCCGGTCGGGCACGGCGGACCACCTCCTCCACGGCCGCGCGCGGACACCTCTGGAAGATCCAGGCTGCCCGTTCGCGGCCGTCCCCGCACGGCGAGCGGGCCCGGCGGCGGGGCGGCGGGGCGCGGTGGGAGCCGACCGAGGCCGACCGGGGCCGACCGGGGGACAGCGCCGCCGGGGCTACGGCGATTCGCGCGGAAGATCCGTCCGCCTCCGTTATAAATCGGACGAAATAACTGACGGATCATCTGATCGGAAGGAGGAGTTCCGAATGTGGCAAATGCCCCGGTGGGGGGCACAGCAGCCCTTATGTGAAAGGCAGTTGGACTTCGGCCGGGCCAACTACTTCTGGCCTGCTGCCTCGTTCACTCATCAGTGAGAGTCACTTCACGTGGGCAGCGTGTGACGTATCAGCGCAAGTCATGTCCACACCATCTAATTTTCGACGCACCTTCCCACCCATGAAGGAAGCCTCATGCGCCGAACCACCCTCGCCGCCGCGCTGTCAGCCGCCGTCGCCCTGACCGCCGCGGTCGCCATGCCGACTGCCGAGGCCGCCCCCCACGGCGCCCTCCGCCCCGCCCTCGACGCCAAGCCGTTCCAGTCTCCCCTGACGTCCACCGCGCCCCCGGTGACCCGGACCCTGAGCCCCGGCGTCACCCTCACCACGTACACCTTCGGCAAGAAGAACGCGGACGACTTCTGGACCGTGCACGTGTACCTGCCCGCGCAGTCCGGCGGTCCGGTCAGCAAGGCCACGACCGAGCTGGGCCCCAAGGACACGGCGGACCGGGTCGCCCAGGCCCTGCGCGAGAAGGGCTTCGAGCCGCGGGTCGAAGAGGTCCGCTCGCCCGCGTACGCCGACCTGGAGGCGGGCACGCTGGGCTGGACGGTCCGGCTCGGCGGCTTCGCCCAGCGGCCCGACGCGACCGCGGAGCTGGCCAAGGTGAAGGCCGCCGGGTTCACCGGCGACACGCGCTACACCGCGCAGGACGGCACCGACTTCCGCGCCCCGGAGAAGGTCAACGTCATAAGAGTCGACTTCCGGCAGTTCCAGGGCAAGGTGGACACCGAGTTCGGGCCCACCCTGCACGGCACCGAGCCGGCGACCGACCTCATCGCCCGCGCGGGCGCGATCGCCGGCATCAACGGCCAGTGGTTCTACAACGACGCCCCCGGCGGGTTCTACGTCAAGGACGGCAAGGTGCTCGCCTCGGCGACCCAGGGCCGGGGCGCGGTCATCATCACCAACGGCGGGCGGCACGTCCGCGTCGACGCCCTCAAGGCACACATCTCGCTGCAGACGCCGGGCGGCGCCATCGAGGAGATCGACGGCGTCAACCGCTTCCCCGGTGACGTCTGGAACTGCGGCGGAGTCGGCGGCGACACCCCGACCGAGAAGCCGCAGCACGACTTCGAGTGCACCGACCCCAGCGAGCTGGTGCGCTTCACCCCCGAGTGGGGCACCCCGCCCAAGGGCGCGGGCGCCGAGGCCGTCCTCGACGCCCACGACCAGGTGGTCGCGGTGAACTCCTCGCGCGGGGCGGCCGTCCCGGCCGGCGGCTCCACCATCCAGGCCATCGGGGAGAGCGCCGAGTGGCTGCTCGGCCATGTGCACGCGGGCGACCCCCTCACCATCCGCACCCGCGTCAGCGACAGCTACGGCCTCCCGGTGCCGCTCACCCGGGACACCACGATCATGCAGGTCGGCCCGACGCTGGTGCGCCGGGGCAAGGTGTCGGTGAACGCGATGGCGGACGGGATCATCCGGTTCGGCGCCGACCAGTCGTTCACGTACGACTGGACCAACCGGGCCAATCCGCGCTCGATGATGGGCGTGGACAAGCAGGGCCGGCTGATGCTGGCCGTCGTCGACGGCCGGCAGGCGGGCTACAGCGAGGGGCTGAGCATCGCCTGGACCGCGGTGCTGATGAAGCAGCTCGGCGCCCAGGAGGCGCTCAACCTCGACGGCGGCGGCTCCAGCGTGATGGCCACGGCGGCCGACGGCGTCATCAACCGCCCGTCGGACTCCTCCGGCGAGCGCTCGCTGGGCGACGCCTGGGTCATCAAGCCCTGAGAGCCTGTCCTTGAACCCGTACGTCACGTACACGAGGGACTGGCCGGTCCGCGGGCCGGTCAGTCCTCCGGGGGTTCCTCCGGCGGCACCACCAGCCGCTCGGCCGACAGGTCCGCCTCCGTGCCGTCCGGCACGAACTCGCACCACACCGCCTTGCCGTCGCCCCTGGGCTCGACGCCCCAGCGGGCCGACACCGCCTCGATGAGCATCAGCCCGCGCCCGGAGGTGGCCGCCTCGCCGGGGGTGCGGCGGCGCGGACGGACGCTGGAGCGGTCCTTGACCCACAGCCGTACGCGGCGCACCGGCTCGGGCAGCACCTCCAGGGTGAGGACGGCGCCGCCCTCGGTGTGCAGCAGCACATTGCCCAGGAGCTCGCCCGCGGCCAGCTCCACGTCGTCGACGAGCTCCGCGAAGCCCCAGTCCTCCAGGGCCCGGCGCAGGGCCACCCGGGACTCCGCCAGGCCCTCGGGGTCGGCCTGGTGGAT encodes the following:
- a CDS encoding LacI family DNA-binding transcriptional regulator, which encodes MKDIAQRAGVSESAVSFALNDRPGVSEVTRDRVRRVAEQLGWRPSTAARALSGEGAATVGLVVARPAATLGVDSFFLQLISGIQEVLAERQLGLLFQVVEDVRAECAVYRRWWAEHRVDGVLVVDPRTDDPRPELLDELGLPGVVIGGLPDTHPNLSQVRADDTGAMAAVVGRLYELGHRRVVHIAGLDSLAHTDRRIRSLRAEADRRGLTGVRSVTTDYSDTEGAAVTRRVLGGETAPTALVYDNDVMAAAGAAVVAGLGLSVPGDVSIVSWEDSVLCRMVHPWLTALSRDTIAFGRLAARELTALLDGGAARSVPMPLPRLIERESTAPPPLTRV
- a CDS encoding SpoIIE family protein phosphatase; amino-acid sequence: MPDRDAPGPPPDRAPPHQAVLSRVLTGLLDDVQAHSGAVYVLDPAENVLVMTAIAGLPRVFAAPWERVGLAAPIPVADAARERRLVWVGGEEEMAGRYPRIAVVLPYPFALAALPVATADTVYGAVYATWPGSHPADLSRHERERLTAACDRLAEYMEWAAGQGRPVLPEPGVRPVEPPGEVRAAEAARMAARLPYGLCALDLDGRVEYANQASADLLGVPVERLLGTPPWVTLPWLNDPMYEDRYRAALLSQRITSFVALRPPGDWLSFRLYPSTTGLSVRITRARATPRGGRPPRDAGEGPGRLVTISHVLSLASALTEAVGVRDVIDLVADEIMPAVGSRTLVMLGSSSGRLHVLGQRGYEDPSVVDRFDGMPLTAQTPGVRALLTGVPGFYESRGQLERLYPIRYATPDGMAAWAYLPLIASGRAVGTCVLGYAEERTFTAEERAVLTSVGGLIAQALERARLYDAKHRLAHGLQEALLPDTLPDLPGLEVAARYLPGTQGMDIGGDFYDLLPVGTAAAAVIGDVQGHNVTAAGLMGQVRTAVRAYTAVGQTPGRVMESTNRLLVDLATERFASCIYLHLDTARGRALLARAGHPQPLLRDPDGRVRTLDLAGGPLLGIDADAVYPTTEVPLPPGSVLALYTDGLIEIAGVDLDESVAAVADRLAAEGGRPLEEVADSLVRHVQETQGRSDDVALLLLRPE
- a CDS encoding phosphodiester glycosidase family protein — protein: MRRTTLAAALSAAVALTAAVAMPTAEAAPHGALRPALDAKPFQSPLTSTAPPVTRTLSPGVTLTTYTFGKKNADDFWTVHVYLPAQSGGPVSKATTELGPKDTADRVAQALREKGFEPRVEEVRSPAYADLEAGTLGWTVRLGGFAQRPDATAELAKVKAAGFTGDTRYTAQDGTDFRAPEKVNVIRVDFRQFQGKVDTEFGPTLHGTEPATDLIARAGAIAGINGQWFYNDAPGGFYVKDGKVLASATQGRGAVIITNGGRHVRVDALKAHISLQTPGGAIEEIDGVNRFPGDVWNCGGVGGDTPTEKPQHDFECTDPSELVRFTPEWGTPPKGAGAEAVLDAHDQVVAVNSSRGAAVPAGGSTIQAIGESAEWLLGHVHAGDPLTIRTRVSDSYGLPVPLTRDTTIMQVGPTLVRRGKVSVNAMADGIIRFGADQSFTYDWTNRANPRSMMGVDKQGRLMLAVVDGRQAGYSEGLSIAWTAVLMKQLGAQEALNLDGGGSSVMATAADGVINRPSDSSGERSLGDAWVIKP